The following proteins are encoded in a genomic region of Burkholderia stabilis:
- a CDS encoding BspC domain-containing protein, with product MKGPLIFLSALMLLFAYAARCSADDTISEDYRYLARINVRPVVIDCVAEIDRWIRTSSKYDMFLAPDGRLLRAKVRAFRAIDGSADNGLSVDSTGTIRASARLRQRAAWLPVKAKCDIWRTHVAGIAMKPME from the coding sequence ATGAAGGGGCCGCTCATCTTTCTCTCCGCGTTGATGCTTCTGTTTGCCTATGCGGCACGATGCAGCGCTGACGATACGATTTCAGAGGATTATCGTTATCTGGCGCGTATTAACGTTCGTCCGGTCGTCATCGATTGCGTCGCGGAAATCGACCGATGGATTCGAACCTCGTCGAAATACGACATGTTTCTTGCGCCTGACGGTCGTCTGCTGAGGGCCAAAGTTCGCGCGTTTCGCGCGATAGACGGGAGTGCCGACAACGGACTGTCTGTGGATTCAACGGGAACCATTCGCGCTTCCGCACGCCTTCGACAGCGTGCTGCCTGGCTTCCCGTGAAGGCAAAGTGCGACATCTGGCGCACGCATGTGGCGGGTATTGCAATGAAGCCGATGGAATGA
- the petA gene encoding ubiquinol-cytochrome c reductase iron-sulfur subunit — translation MDENPTEPVGPDIKRRRWLIATSVASGIGGIAAAIPFVDSLTPPANALAAGAPVKVDIGRLTEGAMLTVAWRGKPVFIVDRSPAMLESVIKATPLVADPDSRHAFSMPLPLYCQNTFRSRADHRNILVVVGVCTHLGCTPTPRFQPGSQPNLPENWPGGFLCPCHGSTYDLAGRVFRDKPAPQNLDVPRYMFLSPTELLIGQDEHGAA, via the coding sequence ATGGACGAGAATCCGACCGAGCCGGTGGGGCCCGACATCAAGCGTCGCCGTTGGCTGATCGCGACATCCGTCGCGAGCGGCATCGGCGGCATCGCAGCCGCCATCCCTTTCGTTGATTCCCTGACACCACCCGCCAATGCGCTGGCCGCTGGCGCACCGGTCAAGGTCGACATCGGCCGCTTGACCGAAGGCGCAATGTTGACCGTTGCATGGCGCGGGAAGCCGGTGTTCATCGTCGACCGCTCGCCGGCCATGCTTGAAAGCGTCATCAAGGCGACTCCGCTCGTCGCTGATCCTGACTCGCGCCACGCCTTCTCAATGCCATTGCCGCTCTATTGCCAAAACACCTTTCGCTCGCGAGCCGACCATCGGAACATTCTGGTCGTGGTTGGCGTCTGTACGCACCTCGGTTGTACGCCGACACCTCGGTTTCAACCAGGGTCTCAGCCAAACCTGCCGGAAAACTGGCCAGGCGGCTTCCTGTGTCCCTGCCACGGCTCGACCTACGATCTTGCCGGACGGGTATTCCGCGACAAGCCAGCACCGCAGAACCTCGACGTGCCACGTTACATGTTCTTGTCGCCGACCGAACTGTTGATCGGTCAGGACGAACATGGGGCCGCCTAG
- a CDS encoding carboxypeptidase regulatory-like domain-containing protein, producing MKYSSRTALGVVAVTIAVFAHDAFSAEQASLPQPEHAGNVTYLSGGIGSDQSAAIKQQMGRYPLVLEFAGHTSSGNDYLADVPVKIVDAHGKTVLSTRTTGPFLLVSMPDGRYTVSATYNGQAMRRSVDVRESSHAHSVFVWTM from the coding sequence ATGAAGTACTCGTCCAGAACAGCGCTCGGCGTCGTCGCCGTGACGATTGCCGTGTTCGCCCATGACGCGTTTTCCGCCGAGCAGGCATCACTGCCGCAGCCCGAACACGCTGGCAACGTGACCTATCTATCCGGCGGCATCGGTAGTGATCAATCGGCCGCAATCAAACAGCAGATGGGCAGGTATCCGCTCGTGCTCGAGTTTGCGGGGCATACGAGCAGCGGGAACGACTATTTGGCCGATGTCCCGGTCAAGATCGTCGATGCACATGGCAAGACCGTGCTTTCGACGCGAACCACCGGGCCATTCCTGCTCGTCTCGATGCCCGACGGACGCTATACCGTGTCGGCCACCTATAACGGGCAGGCCATGCGGCGAAGCGTCGACGTACGCGAGTCGTCGCATGCCCACTCGGTGTTCGTCTGGACAATGTAG
- a CDS encoding trypsin-like peptidase domain-containing protein — protein sequence MASIGFKRIALTSLAIAAVSASCMAKESLSPATATRAPQAVLSASPGFTAYPGIVSDFENMARIDGPAVVTVKVSRIDTIPSVQQLWPPPGSANAPFLGFFEEFSPPPGADRGALARRHASGFIISSDGDILTDAGDVAGASRIAVTLADGQTYHARLIGSDPASGVALLHIHATGLPVARIGSPAMLKAGEWVASIGSPYGLGTSIVKGVVSNLSRLPPDQSYVPLIQTDLTEHSGDGGSPLLNLKGEVVGIEMPPPDDGNVYQGLAFAIPIDKAMKVERQLKLHGKAVHGQLGVSAKKETAPLAKAFRPMRPNDPATDTG from the coding sequence ATGGCAAGCATCGGGTTCAAGCGTATCGCGCTTACCAGTCTGGCCATTGCAGCCGTGTCCGCGAGTTGCATGGCGAAGGAATCGCTGTCGCCTGCAACGGCGACACGCGCTCCGCAGGCTGTTCTGTCCGCAAGCCCGGGTTTCACGGCCTACCCGGGAATCGTGTCCGACTTCGAGAACATGGCGCGAATCGACGGCCCCGCCGTCGTGACCGTCAAGGTGTCCAGGATCGACACAATACCGAGTGTGCAGCAACTGTGGCCCCCGCCAGGCAGCGCGAACGCGCCGTTCCTCGGTTTCTTCGAGGAATTTTCACCCCCACCCGGCGCCGATCGCGGTGCCCTGGCACGGCGGCACGCCAGCGGCTTCATCATCTCGTCGGACGGCGACATCCTCACCGATGCCGGCGACGTTGCGGGCGCATCGAGGATCGCCGTTACCCTCGCCGACGGGCAAACGTACCACGCACGGTTGATCGGCAGCGATCCGGCGAGCGGTGTCGCGCTGCTTCATATTCATGCGACGGGTCTGCCTGTCGCCCGGATCGGATCACCTGCGATGCTCAAGGCCGGCGAATGGGTCGCCTCGATCGGTTCGCCCTACGGGCTGGGAACCTCGATCGTCAAAGGTGTCGTCAGCAACCTCTCCCGTCTGCCTCCCGATCAATCGTACGTTCCGTTGATCCAGACCGATCTTACGGAACACTCCGGGGACGGCGGTAGTCCGCTCCTGAACCTCAAGGGTGAAGTCGTCGGTATCGAAATGCCACCTCCGGACGACGGCAACGTGTATCAGGGTCTCGCCTTTGCGATACCGATCGACAAGGCCATGAAGGTCGAACGCCAGTTGAAGTTGCATGGCAAGGCCGTGCATGGACAACTCGGAGTCTCAGCGAAGAAGGAGACGGCTCCGCTTGCCAAGGCGTTCCGGCCGATGCGGCCGAACGACCCCGCCACGGACACAGGTTGA
- a CDS encoding cation:proton antiporter, whose amino-acid sequence MTFFHALTALIVLAALGSYVNHRVFHLPPTIGVMTIALVATVLLVILGEFGAIDVTRFTRLIPEIDFSELLFHGFLPFLLFAGALHVDFHDLRQVKWTVGVLSTVGTLISTVFVGTAFWYASWWLGVRIGFIYALLFGALISPTDPIAVMSIIKKAGAPRELETRITGESLFNDGVGAIVFLTLLSITTAAREPGVFDVTLLFLQQAAGGALAGWLAGWIVSRLVASIDNHHVEILLSIALCMGSYALAELGRVSGPIAVVVAGLFAGNHGTMKTVSGQTREYLSMFWEIVDEMMNSVLFLLIGLEVLSIHQSRTYLIAGIVAVGCVLAGRTVSVAIPLGVIGLRIRFPKGTTRLLIWGGLRGAISLALALLLPHGPQRELIVTVTYVVVVFSVLTQGTTFGWLLRKLTSPPEPTITAP is encoded by the coding sequence ATGACGTTCTTCCACGCGCTGACTGCATTGATCGTCCTGGCGGCATTGGGCAGCTACGTCAATCATCGCGTTTTCCATTTGCCGCCGACGATTGGGGTGATGACGATCGCACTGGTGGCAACCGTCCTGCTCGTCATATTGGGCGAATTCGGCGCAATCGACGTGACGCGCTTCACGCGGCTGATTCCGGAGATCGACTTCAGCGAACTCCTGTTTCACGGCTTCCTGCCGTTTCTTCTGTTTGCCGGCGCGTTGCATGTCGATTTTCACGATCTCCGCCAGGTGAAGTGGACAGTCGGCGTGCTCTCGACCGTCGGCACACTGATCTCCACCGTGTTCGTCGGTACCGCGTTCTGGTATGCGTCATGGTGGCTGGGCGTACGGATCGGCTTCATCTATGCGTTGCTGTTCGGCGCGCTCATCTCGCCTACCGACCCGATTGCCGTGATGAGCATCATCAAGAAGGCGGGTGCTCCAAGGGAATTGGAAACCCGAATTACCGGGGAAAGCCTATTTAACGACGGGGTGGGTGCGATCGTTTTCCTGACGCTTCTGAGTATCACAACTGCTGCTCGCGAACCCGGTGTCTTTGACGTCACCTTGCTGTTTCTCCAACAGGCGGCCGGCGGCGCCTTGGCAGGGTGGCTGGCTGGGTGGATCGTATCCCGTCTGGTCGCAAGTATCGACAATCATCACGTCGAGATCCTGCTATCGATCGCGCTCTGCATGGGATCCTATGCGTTGGCGGAACTTGGCCGTGTATCGGGACCGATCGCGGTGGTCGTGGCCGGGCTGTTTGCCGGCAACCACGGGACGATGAAGACCGTTTCCGGCCAGACGAGGGAGTATCTGAGCATGTTCTGGGAGATCGTCGACGAGATGATGAACAGCGTGCTCTTTCTGCTGATTGGTCTTGAAGTCCTCTCGATCCATCAGAGCCGGACGTATCTGATAGCCGGGATAGTCGCAGTCGGCTGTGTGCTGGCGGGACGCACGGTCAGCGTGGCCATTCCGCTCGGGGTGATCGGTCTGCGGATCCGGTTTCCGAAAGGCACGACCAGGCTGCTGATCTGGGGAGGCTTGCGCGGTGCCATCTCGCTCGCGCTCGCGCTTTTGCTTCCCCATGGGCCCCAGCGGGAACTGATCGTGACCGTAACCTATGTCGTCGTCGTCTTTTCCGTACTGACTCAGGGCACCACGTTCGGATGGCTGTTGCGGAAGTTGACATCGCCGCCCGAACCGACCATTACGGCACCGTAG
- a CDS encoding F0F1 ATP synthase subunit gamma — MSNRLDEVQNRLGTVRELESVVRAMRGIAATRTREALSRLPGIRACADLIGLAIADAMGIAAQCPSESREPHVTADTHVFIVIGAEHGFVGTYNQRVFQSICAPANVAVEYFVVGDRARAAADGLNLPVTWSSEMIGHADMVSDLAARIIDALYGRLRHGNASHVTLVHGAPQAAGESAVQSTSLLPFDFRRFEPARRPFQPVVTLPIQQLQERLAEEYVYTQVCEAIILSFAAENEARMRAMIAAKRNIDDTAQRLNRDYHRLRQEQITAEIVELSTVEGTLAS; from the coding sequence ATGAGCAATCGGCTCGACGAAGTCCAGAATCGATTGGGTACGGTCCGCGAACTGGAATCCGTGGTACGTGCAATGCGCGGTATCGCAGCGACACGGACGCGAGAAGCGCTCTCCCGCCTGCCGGGCATCCGGGCTTGCGCCGACCTGATAGGCCTTGCGATCGCGGACGCAATGGGTATTGCCGCCCAATGCCCATCGGAGAGCCGAGAGCCGCACGTTACGGCCGACACTCACGTCTTTATCGTCATCGGCGCCGAGCACGGCTTCGTGGGCACTTACAACCAACGCGTGTTCCAGTCGATTTGTGCGCCTGCGAATGTTGCCGTCGAGTACTTCGTCGTAGGTGATCGCGCAAGAGCCGCTGCCGACGGGCTCAATCTGCCGGTCACCTGGTCGTCGGAAATGATCGGTCACGCCGATATGGTGTCCGATCTCGCAGCCAGGATCATCGATGCGCTTTACGGCCGCCTGCGTCACGGTAACGCCTCGCACGTCACGCTCGTCCACGGAGCGCCGCAAGCGGCCGGCGAATCGGCTGTACAGTCGACTTCGCTGCTGCCGTTCGATTTCCGGCGGTTCGAGCCGGCCAGACGGCCCTTCCAGCCTGTCGTCACGCTCCCGATACAACAACTGCAGGAAAGACTGGCCGAAGAATACGTCTACACCCAGGTATGCGAGGCCATCATTCTGTCGTTCGCCGCGGAGAACGAAGCGCGAATGCGCGCGATGATCGCGGCGAAACGCAATATCGACGACACCGCACAGCGGCTGAACCGGGACTATCACCGCTTGAGGCAGGAGCAGATCACTGCCGAAATCGTTGAATTGTCGACCGTCGAGGGGACGCTCGCTTCATGA
- a CDS encoding F0F1 ATP synthase subunit alpha produces the protein MATNETHNDSDDAWLTDGRAVLASLNLAPQAESVGRVEHIADGIARVSGLPHVRLNELLQFGDGQYGFALKLDVDTLSCVLLDDSSGIAAGTRVSGTGRVVEVPVGPDLLGRVVDPLGRPLDRGQPPKCTLSLPIERAAPSIIERAPVSQPVETGILLIDALFAIGRGQRELIIGDRATGKTSIAVDAIVNQKHSDMICVYVAIGQRATSVERVIDAVRLHGAPERCIFVVASAADPPGLQWIAPFAAFSIAEYFRDRGEHALVVIDDLTKHAATHRELALLARDPPGREAYPGDIFYLHARLLERAAKLSAERGGGSLTALPIAETDAGNLAAYIPTNLISITDGQIVLDAHLFAANQRPAIDVGLSISRVGGKAQLPALRAASGRLRLDYAQFLELEMFTRFGGLGDTRIKAQIARGERIRTLIAQPRFALLRPVGEIALLFALADGVFDACALSTIAAVRVALPARLDSTGIATRLGPILVAGGKVSSDDRSALVRIVHDLIPQSAEIRSGR, from the coding sequence ATGGCGACGAACGAAACGCATAACGACTCCGACGACGCATGGCTGACGGACGGCCGAGCCGTGCTGGCGTCGCTGAATCTTGCGCCGCAGGCGGAATCGGTTGGGCGCGTGGAGCATATCGCTGACGGCATCGCACGGGTGAGCGGCCTCCCGCATGTTCGTCTGAACGAGTTGTTGCAGTTCGGGGACGGACAGTACGGCTTCGCGCTCAAGCTGGACGTCGACACGCTAAGTTGCGTGCTGCTCGACGACAGCAGCGGCATTGCCGCCGGCACGCGCGTATCCGGCACCGGCCGCGTGGTTGAGGTTCCGGTAGGTCCGGACCTGCTCGGACGCGTCGTCGACCCACTCGGGAGGCCGCTCGATCGCGGACAGCCGCCGAAATGCACGCTATCCCTCCCGATCGAACGCGCCGCACCGTCGATCATCGAACGCGCACCGGTCTCTCAACCGGTCGAAACGGGCATTCTCCTGATCGACGCGCTTTTCGCGATCGGCCGTGGGCAGCGCGAACTGATCATCGGCGATCGCGCAACGGGCAAGACGTCCATCGCGGTCGACGCGATCGTCAACCAGAAACATTCCGACATGATCTGCGTCTACGTGGCGATCGGTCAGCGGGCCACCTCGGTCGAGCGCGTGATCGATGCGGTTCGACTGCACGGTGCACCGGAACGCTGCATCTTCGTCGTCGCGTCGGCGGCAGATCCGCCCGGCCTGCAATGGATTGCCCCATTTGCCGCGTTCAGCATCGCGGAGTACTTCAGGGATCGGGGCGAGCATGCGCTCGTCGTCATCGACGACCTGACCAAGCATGCCGCCACCCATCGGGAACTGGCATTGCTTGCACGAGATCCGCCGGGGCGCGAAGCGTATCCGGGCGACATCTTCTATCTGCACGCCCGTCTGCTGGAGCGTGCCGCCAAGCTATCCGCGGAACGCGGCGGCGGCTCGTTGACCGCGCTCCCCATTGCGGAAACCGACGCCGGAAACCTGGCGGCATACATTCCGACCAATCTGATCTCGATTACCGACGGCCAGATCGTGCTGGATGCACACTTGTTCGCGGCCAACCAGCGCCCCGCGATCGATGTCGGACTCAGCATCAGCCGGGTTGGCGGCAAGGCACAACTGCCGGCATTGAGAGCCGCCTCGGGAAGGTTGCGGCTCGACTATGCACAGTTTCTTGAGCTCGAGATGTTCACGCGCTTCGGCGGTCTCGGCGACACGAGGATCAAGGCGCAAATCGCTCGTGGAGAGCGTATTCGGACATTGATTGCGCAGCCGCGATTTGCGCTGCTACGTCCGGTTGGCGAGATTGCGTTGCTGTTTGCGCTGGCCGACGGTGTATTCGATGCGTGTGCACTGTCGACGATCGCTGCCGTGCGAGTCGCGCTTCCCGCCCGTCTAGATTCGACCGGCATCGCGACAAGATTGGGTCCAATCCTCGTTGCCGGCGGAAAAGTGTCATCCGACGACCGGTCGGCGCTTGTTCGCATTGTCCACGACCTCATTCCGCAGTCCGCGGAAATCAGGAGCGGTCGATGA